The segment CCGACGTCCGCGCGCGCCAGTCGAGGAAATCGGGGAACGCCACCGCGCGGTTCGGACGCGAGGCCGTCTGCTCCTTCAGAATCACCAGCCGGTCCGAATCGGGGAACGGCAGCGGCTTCAACAACACCGCGTCGACGACGCTGAAGAGCGCGGTGTTGGCGCCGATGCCCACGCCGAGCGTCGTCATGACGACGAGGGTGAGGCCGAAGTCGCGGCGGAGCATCCGCCCGGCGTAGCGCAGGTCCTGCGGCAGTTCGCGCAGGACGGCGAGGCCGCGGGCGTCGCGGCAGGCTTCCCTCGCCTGTTCGAGGCCGCCGAACTCGCGGAGCGCGGCCGCGCGTGCCTCCGCCGGCGTCATCCCGGCGCGGAGGAACTGTTCCGTCTGCAGGTCGAGATGGAGCTGCAGTTCGTCGCGCAGGTCGCGCTCGGCTCGCGTGGAGGTCAGCGCCGCACGGACGCGGCGAAGCAGGCGGCGAAGCACGTCAGGCGTCCCGCAGCAGCGCCTCGACGGCGCCGGTGAATCGGGCCCATGTCTGCCGCTCGGCCTGGAGCTGCTTCCGGCCCGCGGCGGTGAGGCTGTAGAACTTCGCCCGCCGGTTGTTGTCGGACGCGCCCCAGCCCGCGGCGACCAGGCCGCGTTCTTCGAGGCGGTGCAGCGCCGGGTACAGGGCCCCGGGCGTGACGCTGAGCACATCCCCGGACACCAGCCGGATGCGCTGCATGATGTCCCACCCGTTCAGCGCCCCCGACTGCAGCAGGCGGAGGACGAGGAGCTCCAGGGTGCCTTGCAGAAGATCCGCTTTCTGTTTGCGGGCCACGGTCTCTCCTATCGACGCGCGAT is part of the Vicinamibacterales bacterium genome and harbors:
- a CDS encoding PadR family transcriptional regulator, producing MARKQKADLLQGTLELLVLRLLQSGALNGWDIMQRIRLVSGDVLSVTPGALYPALHRLEERGLVAAGWGASDNNRRAKFYSLTAAGRKQLQAERQTWARFTGAVEALLRDA